A portion of the Bacillus sp. es.034 genome contains these proteins:
- a CDS encoding GtrA family protein has protein sequence MKRFLKFGTVGVFNTLITLGSYMLFIYIGVHYLLANVLGYVLGVLNSYYWNKKWVFDAGEAKRDVFLKFALVNIFTLGFNTLILYLLVHLGGVHPVLANIVAIVSGFVLNYLLNARWTFAAKGQPLK, from the coding sequence ATGAAAAGGTTCCTGAAGTTCGGGACAGTCGGTGTTTTTAATACATTGATAACATTGGGGAGCTATATGCTCTTTATTTATATTGGGGTCCATTATCTTCTGGCGAACGTCTTGGGGTATGTGCTGGGGGTACTGAACAGCTATTATTGGAATAAGAAATGGGTGTTCGATGCTGGTGAAGCGAAGAGGGATGTTTTTTTAAAGTTTGCTTTGGTGAATATATTCACTCTCGGGTTTAATACATTGATATTGTATCTGCTGGTCCATTTAGGAGGAGTTCATCCGGTGCTTGCGAATATAGTGGCCATCGTCTCCGGATTTGTATTGAACTACCTATTGAATGCCAGGTGGACCTTCGCAGCCAAAGGGCAGCCACTAAAATGA
- a CDS encoding glycosyltransferase family 39 protein — protein MGSSIFHFLHKFFYIIFFGLILFLVGLNVYMSRGYSTLSLDTPSYFNLITLVTAVLLAVAIFYFRRKLIELLGKIPVLYGVSCLLGISLILQMFTIKELNVHPTWDFGEIVTSAKLLAEKGEIGDYFTMYPNNILLVCILAVIGKIIPPSLLVFQLFNVMVITISQLLIYRIASKLAGRAVGMASLLVSVFFFPYFFYAPIVYTDTISLIFLLLPLDLMLSRNGELKHNPFLMIAASTIFSLGMLLKGSLIIFIIAFAIILFLYMSRWKKLYALIPFIVLFIVKSIFTAGIYQWGLLDEEKVEQRSMPVTHWMVMGQNEDRLGKYAQPDVDWTTSLLKNHSREEVTEAHLQELKKRLADKGVAGNLAFNIEKIGHTWTDGTYYSLNKLRRYPVHPENFQRLTDYKSGHLLQAYARVQHLLLFFGLLMALRLRGNHPFTSFAMLSIIGFFLFFILWETRSRYLVSLTPLLIILSCMGYLGRGEAGGRFFCFQKPHSL, from the coding sequence ATGGGTTCTTCCATCTTTCATTTTTTACATAAATTCTTTTACATCATTTTCTTTGGATTGATCTTATTTCTAGTCGGTCTAAATGTTTATATGAGTAGAGGCTACAGTACATTAAGCCTCGATACACCTTCCTATTTCAATCTCATCACCCTGGTGACTGCCGTGCTATTGGCCGTGGCGATATTTTATTTTCGCCGGAAACTGATTGAATTGCTCGGTAAAATCCCTGTTTTATACGGGGTCTCCTGTTTATTGGGGATAAGTCTGATTCTCCAGATGTTCACGATAAAAGAATTGAACGTCCACCCCACCTGGGATTTCGGTGAAATAGTAACCAGTGCGAAACTTCTCGCTGAGAAAGGGGAAATCGGGGACTATTTCACGATGTACCCGAATAATATACTGCTCGTCTGTATCCTGGCGGTGATTGGCAAGATCATCCCCCCTTCCCTGCTCGTCTTCCAGCTCTTTAATGTAATGGTCATCACGATTAGCCAACTCCTTATCTACCGTATCGCATCCAAACTGGCGGGACGGGCAGTGGGGATGGCAAGTCTACTGGTCAGTGTCTTTTTCTTTCCTTACTTCTTCTATGCGCCGATTGTTTATACAGACACCATTTCATTGATCTTCCTTCTATTGCCGTTGGATTTAATGCTGAGCAGGAACGGGGAATTGAAACATAATCCCTTCTTAATGATTGCCGCTTCAACCATTTTTTCATTGGGGATGTTATTAAAAGGGTCTCTGATCATTTTCATCATCGCTTTCGCCATCATTCTTTTCCTATATATGAGCAGATGGAAAAAGCTTTATGCCCTCATTCCATTCATCGTCCTTTTTATTGTAAAATCCATATTCACCGCCGGCATTTATCAATGGGGGTTGCTGGATGAGGAAAAGGTGGAACAACGAAGCATGCCCGTCACGCACTGGATGGTGATGGGACAAAATGAAGACCGGTTAGGGAAGTACGCCCAGCCCGATGTAGACTGGACCACCAGTCTATTAAAGAATCATTCAAGAGAAGAAGTCACGGAAGCTCACTTACAAGAACTAAAGAAACGCCTAGCCGATAAAGGAGTTGCCGGGAACCTTGCATTCAATATCGAAAAAATCGGCCACACCTGGACGGACGGTACGTATTACTCATTAAATAAACTGAGGAGATACCCAGTCCATCCGGAAAACTTTCAACGTTTGACCGATTATAAATCAGGACATCTGCTCCAAGCATATGCAAGAGTGCAACACCTCTTGCTGTTCTTCGGACTGCTGATGGCACTGAGGCTGAGGGGCAACCACCCTTTCACCTCCTTCGCCATGCTGTCCATCATCGGGTTCTTCCTCTTCTTCATCCTATGGGAAACCCGATCCCGGTACCTCGTCAGCCTCACCCCCCTCCTCATCATACTGAGCTGCATGGGGTATCTGGGAAGAGGGGAAGCAGGGGGACGGTTCTTCTGCTTCCAAAAACCCCATTCACTTTAG
- a CDS encoding DUF4396 domain-containing protein, whose translation MLTTISWIFLGIGLLSSIIILVDVFKHPQKMKIMNVVWPINGWFFGPIALWTYFKWGRVKAKNLEKEDNRGHGAKVFVSTSHCSAGCSFGDAVGVPIVAMTGLMIAGSTLFAHYTVEFILAYLFGVIFQFYSIYPMNKEDGKLNAFKQAIKADSLSLIAFEVGMFGWMAIVHYLLFTEPPKPTEPTYWFMMQIAMILGFLTSYPANQWLIKKGLKEAM comes from the coding sequence GTGCTAACAACGATTTCGTGGATTTTTCTGGGGATAGGACTGCTGTCTTCCATCATTATATTAGTGGACGTATTCAAGCATCCTCAGAAGATGAAAATCATGAATGTGGTCTGGCCGATCAACGGATGGTTTTTCGGACCGATTGCTCTGTGGACGTACTTTAAGTGGGGTCGGGTGAAAGCGAAGAATCTAGAGAAGGAAGACAATCGCGGCCATGGGGCGAAAGTGTTCGTCTCCACCAGCCACTGCTCGGCAGGTTGTTCCTTCGGTGACGCGGTCGGTGTTCCAATCGTTGCCATGACCGGACTCATGATTGCCGGTTCTACCTTATTTGCTCATTATACTGTGGAATTTATACTTGCCTACTTATTCGGCGTCATCTTTCAATTCTACTCCATTTACCCTATGAACAAGGAGGATGGAAAGCTCAACGCCTTCAAACAGGCAATCAAAGCCGACTCACTTTCCCTGATCGCCTTTGAAGTGGGAATGTTCGGATGGATGGCCATCGTCCATTATCTGCTATTCACTGAGCCGCCGAAGCCGACAGAACCCACGTATTGGTTCATGATGCAGATTGCGATGATATTAGGATTTCTGACGAGTTATCCGGCGAACCAGTGGTTGATTAAGAAGGGATTGAAGGAAGCGATGTGA
- a CDS encoding LysR family transcriptional regulator: MNIEQLEHVAEVARAGALTKAAEHLHVSASAVSQSISKLEQELGVQIFIRNRKGTSLTADGKMIMKKVDNVLAAIGELKEEANRCTDTLGGELKIGIIPGPINLLIDVVSEYRTDYPNVKVEIHEMGPVKIVEGVENNELDIGLILTSETFHVQHHELVAEELMEGKMVAGVHEHSPLASFDQINPRQLIGETLVLYNDDYIKQFAMDTLSPHGPIDILFTTNNIEAIKRAVQSGVAVTLGMDYSFRTRAPYPSQPIIPIEIEGTGKEPLQLALIRRKDSVPSRRVREFMKRVRREF; this comes from the coding sequence TTGAATATTGAACAGTTAGAGCATGTGGCAGAGGTTGCGAGGGCAGGGGCACTTACGAAGGCGGCGGAGCATTTGCATGTGAGCGCGTCAGCCGTGAGTCAGTCCATCAGCAAGCTGGAGCAGGAGCTCGGAGTACAGATCTTTATCCGCAATCGAAAGGGGACGTCGTTGACGGCTGATGGGAAGATGATAATGAAGAAAGTGGACAATGTCCTGGCTGCCATTGGGGAACTGAAGGAAGAAGCGAACCGGTGCACGGATACACTAGGCGGGGAATTGAAGATCGGCATCATCCCCGGTCCCATCAACCTTCTGATCGATGTGGTCTCGGAGTATAGAACCGATTACCCGAACGTCAAAGTGGAGATTCATGAAATGGGGCCGGTAAAGATTGTCGAAGGAGTCGAGAACAACGAGCTGGATATTGGCCTGATTTTAACCTCTGAAACGTTCCATGTTCAACATCATGAACTCGTGGCGGAAGAGCTTATGGAAGGGAAAATGGTCGCGGGTGTTCATGAGCATTCTCCGTTGGCGTCATTTGACCAAATCAACCCGCGACAGCTCATCGGTGAAACACTCGTCCTGTACAACGATGACTACATTAAACAATTCGCGATGGATACTTTATCACCCCACGGCCCCATTGATATTCTTTTTACGACCAATAATATCGAGGCCATTAAGAGGGCGGTCCAAAGCGGGGTGGCTGTGACGCTTGGAATGGATTATTCATTCCGGACACGTGCCCCCTATCCCAGTCAACCCATCATTCCAATTGAAATCGAAGGAACCGGGAAAGAGCCGCTCCAGCTTGCCTTGATCAGGAGAAAGGATAGTGTTCCTTCGCGGAGGGTGAGGGAGTTTATGAAGAGGGTTCGGAGGGAGTTTTAG
- a CDS encoding diguanylate cyclase, translated as MKVKRFKLENIYIAFISLIGVLLFVQHLNPEVDDLSNWVLIYTLVGAILLLNHFNIIIPLSGNTLSMDSSIYLAGLFLFGLKIPLLALVISSLVFLLIRFQLAWWKHLFNFANYSLMLICTYYTFIFTGGTVGGTNIQNILPYALSLSVYFILNVVIMWFYFYLAQKPSLKTIIRTAFQKQLMQEVFTSYLCTLVLSLVLTILISQQPIFGIFLFLTLAIMLSFAFRNFFNLYKEEEAKAKRDFLTGLYNHGYFKLRLDEMLSENLHHSFCVALIDLDDFKKYNDANGHIQGDELLKFFGSFMVEKTSGLPYIAARYGGEEFGLILPHTSMREAYAFLNKIRKEINDTYFQGVEHSPLGCISFSAGIVEYENGTYSSSELLTKADKALYFAKSQGKNIIKEYREDQVYHQDCEHAKEIDALEQQLQIFLSKDVYTYQHSKRVFSYATEMSERLNLSSAERRILILGALIHDIGKLEIPRDIINKKGKLDPHEWEMMKKHVSYGKEIMASIKKYDELLPLIELHHERYDGKGYPYGLREKNIPKLARILCIIDSFDAMTTERPYQKTKSFAEGIQELKKCSGQQFDPEFVEPFIEMIEENYLAGEQRGEQRDGSSASKNPHSL; from the coding sequence GTGAAAGTAAAACGATTCAAATTAGAAAATATATATATTGCCTTTATTTCCCTCATAGGTGTTCTCCTGTTCGTCCAGCATCTTAACCCCGAAGTGGACGATCTATCAAACTGGGTGCTCATTTATACCCTTGTCGGAGCGATTTTGCTATTAAATCATTTTAATATCATCATTCCTCTTTCCGGCAACACCCTTTCCATGGATTCCTCCATTTATTTAGCAGGCCTTTTTTTATTTGGCCTTAAGATTCCATTATTGGCACTTGTGATCAGTAGTCTTGTATTTTTACTGATCCGGTTCCAATTGGCATGGTGGAAACACCTCTTTAACTTTGCCAATTACTCCCTTATGCTGATCTGTACGTATTACACCTTTATTTTTACAGGTGGGACAGTCGGCGGCACGAATATTCAGAACATCCTTCCCTACGCTCTTTCCTTAAGCGTCTATTTCATATTGAACGTCGTGATCATGTGGTTTTATTTTTACCTGGCTCAGAAGCCTTCCCTCAAAACGATTATACGGACCGCTTTTCAAAAGCAGCTCATGCAGGAGGTCTTCACCAGTTACCTGTGTACGCTGGTCCTATCGCTCGTATTGACGATCCTGATCAGCCAGCAGCCGATATTCGGGATTTTCCTCTTCCTGACCCTTGCGATTATGCTGTCATTCGCCTTCAGGAACTTCTTCAATTTGTATAAAGAAGAAGAAGCGAAGGCCAAGAGGGATTTCTTAACGGGCTTATACAATCACGGTTACTTTAAGCTTCGTCTTGATGAGATGCTTTCAGAAAACCTCCATCACTCCTTTTGTGTAGCACTGATCGATTTGGATGACTTCAAGAAGTACAATGATGCGAACGGACATATCCAAGGGGACGAGCTCCTCAAGTTTTTCGGATCATTTATGGTCGAGAAAACGAGCGGGCTTCCTTATATAGCCGCCCGTTACGGCGGTGAGGAGTTCGGTCTGATCCTGCCTCACACATCCATGCGGGAAGCGTACGCTTTTTTGAATAAAATCAGAAAAGAAATCAATGATACTTATTTTCAAGGGGTGGAGCATTCTCCACTGGGCTGTATTTCCTTCTCTGCAGGAATCGTGGAATATGAGAACGGCACATACAGCTCGTCTGAATTGCTAACCAAGGCGGATAAAGCCCTCTACTTTGCGAAGTCCCAGGGGAAGAATATCATCAAGGAATATAGAGAAGATCAGGTCTACCACCAGGACTGCGAGCATGCAAAGGAAATCGATGCACTTGAGCAGCAGCTGCAGATTTTCCTATCAAAAGATGTATACACTTATCAGCACAGCAAACGCGTCTTTTCCTATGCGACTGAAATGAGTGAACGGTTGAATCTGAGCAGCGCAGAACGACGCATCCTTATTCTCGGGGCGTTGATCCATGATATCGGGAAGCTTGAGATTCCCCGGGATATCATCAATAAAAAAGGGAAACTCGATCCTCACGAGTGGGAAATGATGAAGAAGCATGTCAGCTATGGAAAAGAAATCATGGCTTCCATTAAAAAGTATGATGAGCTCCTCCCGCTGATCGAGCTTCACCATGAACGCTATGACGGAAAAGGGTATCCATACGGCCTGCGTGAAAAGAACATTCCAAAGCTTGCCCGGATCCTCTGTATCATCGATTCCTTCGATGCCATGACAACCGAGCGGCCATATCAGAAAACGAAAAGCTTTGCAGAAGGAATCCAGGAACTAAAGAAGTGCTCAGGTCAGCAATTCGATCCGGAATTCGTGGAACCATTCATAGAAATGATTGAGGAGAACTATTTAGCAGGGGAGCAGAGGGGGGAGCAGAGGGACGGTTCTTCTGCTTCCAAAAACCCCCACTCACTTTAG
- a CDS encoding glycosyltransferase family 2 protein yields MQELISIVVPMYFEEEVAQECYNRLKNVVTDHHLRYEFIFVNDGSTDRTLDILNEIALKDSQAKIVNFARNFGHQTAVTAGIDYASGDAIVIIDADLQDPPEVIPDLIAKWKEGYEIVYAKRKKRSGETKFKLLTAKYFYKFLNYMSDIDIPKDTGDFRIIDRKAADVFKTMTERNRFVRGMFSWVGFNQTFIEYERDERFAGETKYPLKKMIRFASDGIIAFSTKPLKLMMTLGFASVVISFFVLVYAIAVKLFGQGVETGWASIMVAITFFSGVQLLGMGIVGEYIARIYDESKNRPIYIVKETVNVNKAVKEESFV; encoded by the coding sequence ATGCAAGAGTTAATTTCAATTGTCGTTCCTATGTATTTTGAAGAGGAAGTGGCACAGGAATGCTACAATCGATTGAAGAACGTGGTGACAGACCATCATCTCCGTTATGAGTTTATTTTTGTCAACGATGGCAGTACCGATCGGACGCTGGACATTTTGAACGAGATTGCATTGAAGGACAGCCAGGCGAAAATCGTGAATTTCGCACGGAACTTTGGTCATCAGACGGCCGTGACTGCGGGCATCGATTATGCTTCAGGGGATGCGATCGTGATTATTGATGCCGATCTTCAGGATCCGCCCGAGGTCATACCTGATCTTATAGCCAAATGGAAAGAGGGCTATGAGATCGTGTATGCGAAACGGAAAAAGAGATCCGGTGAAACGAAATTCAAGCTTTTGACGGCCAAGTACTTCTATAAGTTCCTCAATTATATGTCCGATATCGATATACCCAAGGACACGGGAGATTTCCGCATCATTGATCGAAAGGCAGCGGATGTGTTCAAAACGATGACCGAGCGCAACCGGTTTGTAAGGGGGATGTTTTCCTGGGTCGGGTTTAACCAAACCTTTATTGAATATGAACGTGATGAGCGGTTTGCCGGGGAGACAAAATATCCACTGAAAAAAATGATCAGGTTTGCTTCGGATGGGATCATTGCCTTTTCTACCAAGCCATTAAAGTTAATGATGACCCTGGGCTTCGCGTCGGTTGTGATTTCCTTTTTCGTTCTTGTATATGCAATTGCAGTGAAGCTATTTGGACAAGGGGTGGAAACCGGTTGGGCTTCCATCATGGTGGCCATCACCTTCTTTAGCGGGGTCCAACTTCTTGGAATGGGGATCGTCGGGGAATATATTGCAAGAATTTATGATGAAAGCAAAAACCGCCCGATTTACATAGTGAAAGAAACTGTCAATGTAAATAAGGCGGTAAAGGAAGAATCTTTTGTATAA
- a CDS encoding cell wall-binding repeat-containing protein, with translation MKKVLSIFCMMTMLVLIMNNRAPVEASGSQGNTMEDAVPILLDQENEGTLETTVDVDYYRFNLDKAGNTVIRFNRAEGATWNVEITDKDGHPYTHFFTRNHSGVTGYEEVSIGLPAGEHFIKVSTEEYQSKGVPYTFIVQQTANDFYEKEFNDKAEAASAMQINRAYKGQIQAHDDIDYFTFTLNRANNVALSIDRYAQGSWNIKLVDENGKEYVDLDTDYNFAEYGPDEERLDLPAGTYYVRIENNWGTPGMNYAFKVQELTDRIQGAKRFDTAVGISQHGWKTSDTVVLVSGNDFPDALAGGPLAYYHNAPVLLTDQKQLPIATWKEVQRLKAKKVIILGGEGAVSSHVTDELKYLGISVKRIGGKDRYETAAFIAKEIPSTKAVVANGKKFPDALSVAPYASKNSIPILLTDESFLPDVTKKALASKASSIVVGGAGAVSELVESQLPNPVRYGGKDRYETAKLIINHLPVGKNAAYVATGKNFPDALAGAALAAKHNVPILLVSDQSIPTPTQSLLRDYSRFILWGGPGAVADKVVDALDNSLVQIQ, from the coding sequence TTGAAGAAAGTATTGAGTATTTTTTGTATGATGACTATGTTGGTTTTAATAATGAACAACCGGGCACCGGTAGAAGCGTCTGGTTCCCAAGGGAACACAATGGAAGATGCTGTTCCAATTCTTCTTGATCAGGAAAATGAAGGAACGTTGGAAACGACGGTGGATGTAGACTATTATCGATTCAATCTGGATAAAGCGGGAAATACGGTGATTCGATTTAATCGGGCAGAGGGAGCTACGTGGAATGTGGAAATCACGGATAAGGACGGGCATCCTTATACACATTTTTTCACAAGAAACCATTCTGGGGTCACTGGGTATGAAGAGGTAAGTATCGGGCTGCCTGCTGGTGAACATTTTATTAAAGTGAGTACCGAGGAATACCAATCCAAAGGAGTCCCTTATACGTTCATTGTTCAGCAAACAGCGAACGACTTCTATGAAAAAGAGTTTAACGACAAGGCTGAAGCTGCTTCTGCCATGCAAATCAATAGAGCTTACAAAGGACAGATACAAGCCCATGATGATATTGACTATTTCACTTTCACGTTAAATCGTGCCAATAATGTTGCCTTAAGCATAGACAGGTACGCTCAAGGTTCATGGAACATTAAACTCGTCGATGAAAATGGAAAAGAGTATGTAGACCTCGATACGGATTACAATTTTGCGGAATATGGTCCTGATGAAGAGAGACTGGACCTTCCTGCGGGAACATATTATGTGCGGATTGAGAATAATTGGGGTACGCCAGGGATGAACTATGCGTTCAAAGTCCAGGAGTTAACGGATCGGATTCAAGGTGCCAAACGTTTCGATACAGCCGTCGGAATTTCTCAGCATGGTTGGAAAACATCTGATACCGTTGTGCTCGTTTCAGGGAATGACTTCCCGGATGCCCTGGCAGGGGGGCCTTTGGCTTATTATCACAACGCACCGGTCCTCTTGACGGATCAGAAACAACTTCCCATTGCAACGTGGAAGGAAGTGCAGCGTCTTAAAGCGAAGAAGGTCATCATCTTAGGTGGTGAAGGAGCTGTTTCAAGTCATGTTACAGATGAATTGAAATACTTGGGGATTTCTGTGAAAAGAATAGGCGGAAAAGATCGTTACGAGACAGCTGCATTTATCGCGAAAGAAATACCATCGACGAAAGCCGTCGTTGCAAACGGGAAAAAATTCCCTGATGCCCTGTCTGTGGCACCATATGCCTCCAAAAATAGTATTCCTATTCTATTAACCGATGAATCGTTCCTACCGGATGTGACGAAAAAAGCATTGGCAAGTAAAGCATCGTCCATAGTAGTAGGTGGAGCGGGAGCAGTCAGTGAGCTCGTAGAAAGTCAATTGCCAAATCCGGTTCGTTACGGAGGAAAAGACCGGTATGAAACAGCCAAGTTGATCATCAACCATTTACCCGTTGGGAAGAACGCAGCGTATGTAGCGACAGGAAAGAATTTTCCTGATGCTCTTGCAGGTGCTGCACTGGCAGCTAAACATAATGTGCCAATATTATTGGTAAGCGACCAGTCTATCCCGACCCCTACCCAATCCCTTCTGAGAGATTATTCTCGTTTCATCTTATGGGGTGGACCTGGGGCCGTAGCGGATAAAGTGGTGGACGCATTGGATAATAGTTTAGTTCAGATTCAATAA
- a CDS encoding DUF5658 family protein, whose translation MKILLIYVASLNLLDTAFTLYGLNNNYITESNPLMNTIYNTTPLLFLVLKVLLSILLLVILYHLDTKKKTSRTLGSFTVVAAIAYTYTCLLHGYWIVELV comes from the coding sequence ATGAAGATCCTGCTTATTTATGTCGCTTCCCTAAACCTCCTGGATACAGCCTTCACACTTTATGGTCTGAACAACAACTACATCACCGAGAGCAATCCCCTCATGAATACCATTTACAATACAACACCTTTGTTATTTTTAGTTCTTAAGGTTCTACTATCCATCCTGCTGTTGGTCATCCTTTATCATCTGGACACAAAGAAAAAGACATCCCGTACGTTAGGAAGTTTTACGGTAGTCGCTGCGATTGCCTACACGTATACCTGTCTCCTCCATGGGTATTGGATTGTGGAGTTGGTTTGA
- a CDS encoding SRPBCC family protein codes for MPVIRHEIFINAPIHVCFDLARNVDVHTETTRKTKERAIDGVTKGVMEEGDSVTWEAIHLGIKQTLTAKIIEMKKPYQFTDVMVKGAFHSFTHVHEFIESRTGTIMKDTFTYQSPLGVLGVIADNVFLEKYMRNFIVSRAIELKKIAEK; via the coding sequence ATGCCCGTAATACGACATGAAATTTTTATCAATGCACCCATCCACGTTTGCTTTGACTTAGCAAGAAATGTAGATGTACATACCGAAACGACAAGGAAAACAAAGGAAAGAGCGATTGACGGTGTGACAAAGGGAGTGATGGAAGAAGGCGATTCCGTTACGTGGGAAGCTATCCATCTAGGAATCAAACAAACCTTAACAGCCAAGATCATAGAGATGAAAAAACCCTATCAGTTTACGGATGTCATGGTAAAGGGAGCATTTCACTCATTCACACATGTACACGAATTTATTGAAAGTCGCACAGGGACAATCATGAAAGATACCTTTACTTATCAATCTCCCCTCGGCGTGCTGGGAGTCATTGCTGATAATGTATTCTTAGAGAAATATATGAGAAATTTCATTGTCAGTCGTGCGATAGAGCTAAAAAAGATTGCTGAGAAATGA
- a CDS encoding helix-turn-helix transcriptional regulator, with protein MDYSVIGTKIREMRKVVGLTQGDLAEGICTQALISRIEKGDIYPSATALYQIAVKLGVDINYFFEIGTNPRLDYIREVERQLKTLRDTWNYKGMIDLVKVEEKNPLFYKDNDKLQLLYWHKAIYLYEEKKEIESGFTLLHKAYHLTAHPKKAMSEREMQILSTIGTFHASLHHHDKALYYYHQVETAIETTVQLQEKVIKTKLFCSMARVLTRCERLKESTDYCLKAIKWCFDEELLWGIGELHYQIGYNYELMNDIEKALFYMKRAFHMFELRDEKVHIDFVEKKMEKLRQQQEA; from the coding sequence ATGGACTACTCAGTAATCGGAACCAAAATTAGAGAAATGAGGAAGGTGGTCGGGCTGACGCAAGGAGACCTGGCTGAGGGGATTTGTACCCAGGCGCTCATCAGCCGGATTGAAAAGGGGGACATTTATCCAAGTGCCACGGCTCTTTATCAAATTGCGGTTAAACTTGGAGTCGACATCAATTATTTCTTTGAAATCGGGACCAACCCCAGGCTGGATTATATACGGGAAGTCGAGAGGCAATTGAAAACCTTAAGAGACACATGGAATTATAAAGGGATGATCGATTTGGTAAAAGTCGAGGAAAAAAATCCCCTTTTCTATAAAGATAACGACAAGCTTCAGTTACTCTACTGGCACAAAGCGATTTACCTATATGAAGAGAAGAAAGAAATCGAGTCGGGTTTCACCCTTTTACATAAAGCGTATCATCTGACCGCCCACCCAAAGAAGGCTATGTCCGAGAGAGAAATGCAAATCCTTTCAACGATTGGCACGTTTCACGCTTCCCTACATCACCATGACAAAGCACTTTATTATTATCACCAAGTGGAAACCGCCATAGAAACGACGGTACAACTACAAGAAAAGGTCATCAAAACGAAATTGTTTTGTAGTATGGCCAGGGTCTTGACCCGCTGCGAAAGATTGAAAGAATCCACTGATTATTGCCTGAAAGCAATCAAATGGTGTTTTGATGAAGAGCTTCTATGGGGGATAGGTGAGCTTCACTACCAAATCGGCTATAACTATGAACTGATGAATGACATAGAAAAAGCCCTTTTCTATATGAAGCGGGCCTTTCATATGTTTGAACTGCGGGATGAAAAGGTGCATATAGACTTTGTTGAGAAGAAGATGGAGAAGCTGAGGCAGCAGCAGGAAGCATAG
- a CDS encoding SDR family oxidoreductase, whose translation MTKKVAVITGGASGIGRETSLKFAKKGDRVVVADFNEELGNEAVEMIRSAGSEAIFIKTDVSNHEDVTSLVEKTVEEYGRIDIMFNNAGIGSPTPVLDMDMDAYHRIININQHGVAYGIIAAAKKMKELNIKGVIINTTSVFGVLASPNTFAYHATKGAVNMMTKSAALELAPYGIRVVGIAPGVVDTSIIQGYKDHGIIDSMKAKVMGNKLTQPEQLANAVYLLSLEEADAINGSVVMADEGYASFK comes from the coding sequence ATGACGAAAAAAGTAGCGGTCATTACAGGCGGAGCAAGCGGGATTGGAAGGGAAACTTCTCTGAAGTTTGCCAAAAAAGGCGACCGGGTTGTCGTTGCAGATTTTAATGAAGAATTGGGGAATGAAGCGGTCGAAATGATTCGTTCCGCGGGCAGCGAAGCCATCTTCATCAAAACAGACGTGTCCAACCATGAAGACGTAACCAGTTTAGTAGAAAAAACCGTCGAAGAATACGGAAGAATCGATATCATGTTCAATAATGCCGGAATCGGGTCACCCACACCTGTACTCGATATGGACATGGATGCTTACCACAGGATTATCAATATCAACCAGCACGGGGTCGCATACGGCATCATAGCAGCGGCTAAGAAGATGAAAGAACTGAACATCAAAGGCGTCATCATCAACACCACCTCCGTGTTCGGGGTCCTCGCATCACCAAACACTTTCGCCTACCACGCCACAAAAGGAGCCGTCAACATGATGACCAAATCAGCGGCGCTGGAACTGGCTCCATACGGCATCCGTGTCGTCGGCATCGCACCCGGAGTAGTAGACACTTCGATCATCCAAGGCTATAAAGACCACGGCATCATCGATTCCATGAAAGCAAAAGTCATGGGGAATAAACTCACCCAGCCAGAGCAACTGGCCAATGCAGTTTATCTTCTCTCATTGGAAGAAGCAGATGCCATCAACGGCAGCGTTGTAATGGCGGATGAGGGGTATGCCTCGTTTAAATAA